From the genome of Metarhizium brunneum chromosome 4, complete sequence, one region includes:
- the POLX_1 gene encoding Retrovirus-related Pol polyprotein from transposon TNT 1-94 — MPPSKTEVILTGIDNWDDWQKFVASLIDIDIWEAIKPANRTQVLLRKPRRPQVSDFNANAQTEANLSASQVNAFKLARDNWKDSSKEYEQQKTNLIKARSIIISHVDERLGRYLDQDDDLPGWIDSLAVAVNAEQTKATDALVIEYQQIIKSFSCTDSTTFSEWIWKWENFLLKAARRRMLEVTGGRWLFDIARLMAKYNGNFTDNCRQAAESFVLKTRDYNQAVEQGVQQLLQLNDLSDHGRLREAALAIQGALIHTPPNATDASKEWSIGSVAVKLRTWASSALPTQPSKPSIRRGTAFQADAKESDQNESLTQNPSSRKRQRTDNQEGSNKKHAMNCEACRLPGHDLSSCWVAIPELRPERVTANKRRENLVKKTLAVDPELRAKVAELRKAAQKDQDQLDQEKKRIVGQALPQGAAFPICLGTCLQADQYPLRSSTILDSGASLDIFNELARFKSIRKPESGQEHYLIAGDSEVKIEGYGRIDLPVTKTDGSIGILRIKDAAYCPTFAVNAVSFQCLYDRGIRWDTLSTPTRLIHKSGTPICMVERYYKQWILQYRETTDVSLKAAAAYVAKRNRRTTRDQRADAIADGTLWHNRLGHPSPKTLEQLGKKCLGVRLKGPKTAECDHCGRGKMHRQISRRRPIRPSNPFEEIWVDWTDLTEDYQGYVRVMFITDAYSGLVFPYFLKSHGLGKENRRILRDFFNWIEVQYSFKPKAIRSDGELFSKEVRKELKLRSIEAKRSAPNTQAQNGGAERSGGVIMEKARTMRIAAKLPHNLWKDIVEAACYLRNRTPLERNKWNSPFGSAFKKQPILSHLKAYGCKAFAMTADAQLKLHRKHKLEPRAHVGYLVGYQSSNIYKIWVPQKNKVILTRDVIFNESAFFENKIAQPELRQTISQLLEEIEIPEEQQDMESMLEEETFEYSDESDEEEILDEIVVNTGTQDEPDGKDDEDACERSEELGYITPPLTDPELEESPEAIFTANLPIRHRSGHPEGVDTKGHNSNCCDYKVEQVSANYRFHEFHPIRIETAVHGAFNAGVKFQPHKRNLPEAPKTMKDLEGHPFKDQFVKAQQEHLASHSQMDSFVEVPWSRAKGQRVLSCMWVFTYKTDKHGHLQKCKARLVVCGNQQEKNALPTRATTLASMSFRALMAIAAEHDLELEQMDAVNAFVNCELDEVVYMRMPPGYEKYGRVLRLKKALYGLRRSPLLWQKELTKSLQELGFQPVPQEPCIMTKGPVMVFFFVDDIIWAYRKADKEIAKEAIERLKRRYLMTQLGEPKWFLGIHILRDRRNRTIWLTQDAYIDKIAHKFSIQLEGKVPATPMGLEELLKSETQAAKKSIELYQQKVGSILFAAISTRPDIAFAVSRLARHNLNPTDVHHRAADRVIQYLYSTRSFALRLGNNDQHNTKPIETFIGSSDASFADNTEDRKSSQGYVLKLYGGPIAWKASKQTTVTTSSTEAELLAASEAAKEMIAAGRLLRSLEIQLDEPLQLEIDNRQTIRLLIEESAKLTTQLRHVDIYQHWLRQQVQNSQIKVRWVESKDMVADGMTKALPKVRHIEFLRQLQIEDIRNRIGNEAKLEEARSKVHERFQSPDNKLDLEVKLGAKGGKRMPSPGGPAAKTR, encoded by the exons ATGCCACCTTCCAAGACTGAAGTTATCCTCACGGGGATCGACAATTGGGACGACTGGCAGAAGTTTGTTGCAAGCTTAATTGATATAGACATCTGGGAAGCGATTAAACCTGCAAACCGGACTCAAGTGCTTCTACGAAAGCCAAGAAGACCGCAGGTATCTGATTTTAACGCAAACGCTCAGACCGAAGCCAATCTTTCGGCTTCTCAAGTCAATGCTTTCAAACTAGCCCGCGACAATTGGAAAGACAGCTCTAAGGAGTACGAGCAACAGAAAACCAACCTTATCAAAGCTAGAAGTATTATCATCAGCCATGTGGATGAGAGATTAGGTCGTTATCTTGATCAAGACGATGATCTCCCCGGATGGATCGATAGTCTAGCTGTAGCAGTCAATGCTGAGCAGACTAAAGCAACAGATGCACTTGTGATTGAGTACCAGCAGATCATCAAGTCATTCAGCTGCACCGATTCAACTACGTTCAGCGAATGGATCTGGAAGTGGGAAAACTTTCTACTAAAAGCTGCACGTCGTCGAATGCTTGAGGTCACCGGCGGTCGTTGGTTATTCGACATAGCCCGCTTAATGGCCAAATATAACGGCAACTTCACCGACAACTGCAGACAAGCTGCAGAGTCATTTGTATTAAAAACAAGAGACTACAACCAAGCCGTTGAGCAAGGGGTACAGCAGCTATTACAACTAAATGACCTTAGTGATCACGGCAGGTTACGAGAAGCAGCATTGGCGATTCAAGGAGCTCTAATCCATACGCCTCCAAACGCCACGGACGCAAGCAAGGAATGGTCAATTGGAAGTGTAGCAGTCAAGTTACGAACCTGGGCTAGCTCTGCTCTCCCAACACAACCATCGAAGCCGTCAATTAGGCGAGGAACAGCATTCCAGGCTGACGCAAAAGAGAGTGATCAGAATGAAAGTTTAACTCAAAACCCGTCTAGTCGGAAGAGGCAACGGACAGACAATCAAGAGGGCAGCAACAAGAAACACGCCATGAACTGTGAAGCTTGCAGACTGCCGGGGCATGATCTAAGCTCGTGTTGGGTAGCTATCCCGGAACTACGGCCAGAGAGAGTAACGGCAAATAAACGTCGAGAAAATCTTGTCAAGAAAACCTTGGCTGTTGATCCGGAACTAAGAGCCAAGGTGGCAGAACTTCGGAAGGCAGCCCAGAAAGATCAGGACCAACTAGATCAAGAGAAAAA ACGAATCGTTGGCCAGGCACTACCGCAAGGAGCCGCATTTCCAATATGCCTAGGAACCTGCCTGCAAGCTGACCAGTATCCCTTACGATCGTCAACCATTCTTGATTCTGGAGCTTCGTTAGATATATTCAACGAACTTGCTAGGTTCAAATCGATAAGAAAACCAGAATCCGGACAGGAACACTACCTGATTGCTGGTGATTCAGAGGTTAAGATCGAAGGTTATGGTCGAATCGATTTACCAGTTACAAAAACTGATGGATCAATTGGTATCCTACGAATCAAGGACGCTGCATATTGTCCTACATTTGCTGTCAACGCTGTATCATTCCAGTGCCTGTATGATCGGGGCATCCGTTGGGATACATTATCTACCCCAACACGGCTAATCCATAAATCTGGAACGCCGATATGTATGGTTGAAAGGTACTACAAACAATGGATCCTTCAGTATCGAGAAACAACAGATGTAAGCCTAAAGGCGGCAGCTGCCTACGTAGCCAAACGGAACAGACGGACCACTCGAGACCAAAGAGCAGACGCTATTGCCGACGGAACGTTGTGGCACAACCGACTAGGTCATCCAAGCCCAAAGACCCTTGAGCAGTTAGGAAAGAAATGCCTTGGAGTAAGGCTAAAAGGACCAAAAACAGCGGAATGTGACCATTGCGGCCGAGGCAAGATGCACCGGCAGATATCCCGAAGGCGGCCAATCAGACCGAGCAACCCATTTGAAGAAATCTGGGTTGATTGGACCGATCTTACGGAAGACTACCAAGGCTATGTTCGAGTTATGTTTATCACGGATGCATATTCAGGTCTTGTTTTTCCTTATTTTCTGAAGAGCCATGGTTTAGGCAAAGAAAACCGAAGAATTCTGAGAGACTTCTTCAACTGGATAGAAGTTCAGTACAGCTTCAAGCCAAAAGCCATACGATCAGACGGTGAGCTATTCAGCAAGGAAGTCCGGAAAGAACTGAAACTTCGATCCATTGAAGCAAAGAGGTCAGCCCCGAATACTCAGGCCCAGAATGGAGGCGCCGAGAGATCAGGGGGTGTTATCATGGAGAAAGCCCGTACTATGCGAATAGCAGCAAAGTTACCACATAACCTATGGAAGGATATTGTGGAGGCTGCATGTTATCTACGCAACCGCACTCCTCTTGAACGAAACAAGTGGAATAGCCCATTCGGAAGTGCTTTTAAGAAGCAACCGATACTTAGTCATTTAAAGGCTTATGGTTGTAAGGCTTTTGCAATGACTGCAGATGCCCAACTCAAGCTTCATAGAAAGCATAAGCTTGAACCGAGAGCACATGTCGGGTATCTTGTAGGCTACCAATCCTCAAATATCTACAAGATATGGGTCCCGCAAAAGAATAAGGTTATCTTAACCCGAGATGTTATCTTCAACGAATCAGCTTTCTTTGAGAACAAGATAGCTCAACCCGAACTACGACAAACCATAAGTCAGCTGCTGGAAGAAATTGAAATCCCAGAAGAACAGCAAGATATGGAGTCTATgctcgaagaagaaacatTCGAATATTCTGATGAATcagatgaagaagagatTCTGGATGAAATCGTTGTGAACACAGGCACGCAGGATGAACCAGACGGGaaggacgatgaagatgcatGTGAAAGGTCAGAAGAGCTAGGTTATATAACGCCGCCTCTGACAGACCCGGAGCTTGAAGAGAGCCCAGAGGCAATATTCACAGCCAATCTTCCAATTCGCCACCGATCTGGCCATCCTGAGGGGGTGGATACTAAAGGCCACAACTCAAACTGCTGCGACTACAAGGTAGAGCAGGTCAGTGCCAACTATCGATTCCACGAATTCCATCCGATTCGAATTGAGACAGCAGTCCATGGTGCATTTAATGCCGGGGTTAAGTTTCAACCGCACAAGAGGAATCTACCAGAAGCTCCAAAGACCATGAAGGACCTGGAGGGCCATCCGTTCAAGGATCAATTTGTCAAGGCACAGCAAGAACACCTTGCGTCACATAGCCAGATGGATTCCTTTGTTGAGGTGCCTTGGTCACGAGCTAAAGGGCAAAGAGTCCTTAGCTGCATGTGGGTATTTACCTACAAGACGGATAAGCACGGCCATCTCCAGAAATGCAAGGCGCGGCTTGTTGTGTGCGGGAATCAGCAAGAAAAGAATGCTCTCCCGACTCGTGCAACAACGCTAGCTAGCATGTCGTTCCGAGCGCTAATGGCGATAGCCGCCGAACATGACCTTGAACTGGAACAGATGGATGCTGTCAATGCATTTGTGAACTGCGAGCTAGACGAAGTTGTCTATATGCGTATGCCACCAGGTTATGAAAAATATGGCAGGGTGCTACGTTTGAAGAAAGCACTCTATGGCCTGCGAAGGTCACCGCTGTTGTGGCAGAAGGAGTTGACAAAGAGCCTCCAAGAGTTAGGTTTTCAACCAGTTCCACAGGAGCCATGTATCATGACTAAAGGTCCTGTGATGGTATTTTTCTTTGTTGATGACATTATCTGGGCATACAGAAAAGCTGATAAAGAAAttgccaaggaagccatAGAAAGGTTGAAAAGACGATACTTAATGACACAGCTGGGCGAACCAAAGTGGTTTCTTGGAATCCACATCCTGAGAGACAGGCGGAACAGAACAATCTGGTTAACCCAAGATGCTTATATTGACAAAATAGCGCACAAGTTCTCCATTCAGCTAGAAGGCAAGGTGCCAGCAACACCTATGGGCCTAGAAGAATTACTGAAATCGGAGACACAAGCGGCAAAGAAGTCAATCGAGCTATACCAGCAAAAGGTTGGATCCATTTTGTTCGCAGCCATTTCAACAAGACCAGACATCGCATTCGCGGTCAGCCGATTAGCACGGCATAACCTGAATCCAACCGATGTACACCACAGAGCAGCGGATAGGGTGATTCAGTACCTCTATTCCACTAGATCGTTTGCCCTGCGACTTGGAAATAATGATCAACACAACACAAAACCAATAGAAACGTTCATCGGCTCGAGTGACGCATCATTCGCCGACAATACAGAAGATCGAAAAAGCTCACAAGGCTACGTACTAAAGCTGTATGGTGGGCCGATTGCATGGAAGGCATCGAAGCAGACCACCGTAACAACCTCAAGTACAGAAGCCGAGCTACTTGCAGCGTCAGAAGCAGCCAAAGAAATGATAGCTGCAGGAAGACTGCTACGATCTTTAGAAATTCAATTGGACGAGCCTTTGCAATTGGAAATTGACAATAGACAGACGATTAGGCTGTTAATTGAAGAGTCAGCAAAGTTGACCACTCAGCTTCGTCATGTCGATATTTACCAGCACTGGCTACGCCAACAAGTTCAAAATAGTCAAATTAAGGTGCGTTGGGTGGAATCGAAGGACATGGTAGCGGACGGGATGACGAAGGCGTTACCCAAGGTGCGACACATTGAATTCTTACGGCAATTGCAAATCGAAGATATTCGAAACCGCATTGGCAATGAAGCCAAGCTGGAAGAAGCTCGAAGCAAGGTGCACGAGAGATTTCAAAGCCCTGACAACAAATTAGACCTTGAAGTGAAGCTAGGTGCGAAGGGAGGCAAAAGAATGCCAAGCCCGGGAGGCCCAGCTGCTAAAACGCGCTGA
- the POLX_3 gene encoding Retrovirus-related Pol polyprotein from transposon TNT 1-94 has translation MAADGLDASSRVILKGSGNWDVWISVIRKFAKNQQVWDYINPDVVQKPSLTPPVEPTPGQVQENAAEIQQLQGDSLSKFQILEARHRSQLQIYKDKAKALATLQEYIVKTVGKYYDIIAKEDDTAKELTILRNRVKPTDWARESEVTDRYYATLKEVSRTKVETWISKWQVTLNEAKNLDLPDVRGLRPTRHFLKAVNAVDPTFSKVWINQMEANALSHEDDPYPTRMTSGKRRSLMESRSVKFLNGHIDQLRKAQASQVHSPPSKEKGSLMHPTQQQEPRGKANLPLRSQAFLLGEEIDQKLQDPTIKGKVERSIRNRKKREEQSKQQNESEVKGTAFAGAGAVAKAQPEDTQPTQELSDGQTQSMFSTAAVYPLRDSFILDSGSDFHICNNSKRFVEGSYKVCDTTETAYSGDTHLKILGYGDVIIRIGKTDKFRLQNVAYVPRFHTNVASLDLFLQRGYNWNPATSAVSRDGKTIFRTERRYRQPVIEFNQVDYESHMPLATAFTSSTQPRPESAAEATQWHQRLGHLGSEAPERLVQQTTGAKIKGPLKIECKDCAVAKAKRIVSRRSPRTKAPRPFWRIYVDIFAMSDGYKGMKHAVLIRDEYTSMIYIYLLRDATTESVLGVLKAFEAYIRRQFDTSICVIHRDNDRALQSEYVAWVRSQGIDDEPTAPDTPAQNGPAERSGGVIGSQSRTMQVGANFPDELWPETWKTAVYLHNRSPQQANNWKTPFERLHQWLQENNRDTGYLQTQPDITHLKAYGCRAYPLTREALQGKQKKSLKIHPHAEIGYLVGYDSTNIFRIWIPERKEVRRVRDVTFDETRFYDPRDHPQKLHIEEAELQLQLPAHIESDPEPEKSEEARTEAHSEPKSPPLKEAESEDETRSTIWVGGQDHSDEETDQELESFDSQATSQTVSPTPDESHRDSFSPDLQDQDNQENRQDHDNEHEIEIDDQSLREAGNPLARKSLRQRKPSERAREAAAGSCAVYRSSFFIGREQKLHR, from the exons ATGGCAGctgacggcctcgacgcctcTTCCCGGGTCATCCTCAAAGGATCCGGTAACTGGGACGTGTGGATCAGTGTAATCCGCAAGTTCGCCAAGAACCAGCAAGTCTGGGACTACATCAACCCCGATGTTGTACAGAAGCCGAGTTTGACCCCACCAGTCGAACCGACTCCGGGACAAGTCCAGGAGAACGCCGCTGAGATACAACAATTGCAGGGTGACAGCCTTAGCAAATTCCAAATCCTTGAGGCACGGCATCGAAGCCAACTTCAGAtctacaaggacaaggcaaaaGCTTTGGCAACGCTACAAGAGTACATTGTCAAAACCGTTGGCAAGTACTACGACATCATCGCAAAAGAAGATGATACCGCAAAGGAACTCACAATCCTAAGGAACCGCGTCAAACCAACTGACTGGGCACGGGAGAGTGAAGTCACGGATCGATATTACGCTACACTCAAGGAAGTCAGCAGAACAAAGGTCGAAACATGGATCTCGAAATGGCAAGTCACATTGAATGAAGCCAAGAATCTTGATCTACCCGATGTAAGAGGCCTGCGACCGACTCGACATTTCCTTAAGGCAGTAAATGCAGTTGACCCAACATTCTCAAAAGTCTGGATCAATCAGATGGAAGCAAATGCCCTATCCCACGAGGATGACCCCTATCccacgaggatgacgagtgGCAAAAGACGTTCCCTGATGGAATCAAGATCAGTGAAATTTTTGAACGGTCATATCGATCAACTGCGCAAAGCGCAAGCATCACAGGTGCATTCGCCACCTTCCAAGGAGAAGGGGAGCCTCATGCATCCAACCCAACAGCAAGAACCCAGGGGGAAAGCCAATTTGCCTCTGCGGTCGCAGGCATTTCTACTCGGA GAAGAAATCGATCAGAAGCTCCAAGACCCTACAATCAAGGGCAAAGTCGAACGGTCCATCAGGAAccggaagaagagagaggaaCAGTCAAAGCAGCAGAATGAATCGGAAGTCAAAGGCACCGCCTTtgcgggagctggagctgtaGCCAAAGCCCAGCCCGAGGATACGCAGCCAACGCAGGAGCTATCCGACGGACAGACTCAATCCATGTTCTCAACTGCAGCTGTCTATCCACTTCGCGATTCCTTTATCCTGGACTCTGGATCTGACTTTCATATATGCAATAACTCCAAACGCTTCGTTGAAGGATCATACAAGGTTTGCGACACTACCGAAACCGCTTACTCTGGAGACACACACCTGAAAATCCTTGGATATGGTGATGTGATCATCCGGATTGGCAAAACGGACAAGTTCAGGCTCCAAAATGTAGCCTACGTTCCAAGATTCCACACAAACGTTGCGTCCCTGGATCTCTTCCTCCAGAGAGGATACAACTGGAACCCAGCAACGAGCGCCGTCTCAAGAGACGGAAAGACGATCTTTCGCACAGAGAGGCGATATCGCCAGCCTGTCATTGAATTTAACCAAGTCGATTACGAATCGCACATGCCATTGGCAACCGCTTTCACCTCATCCACGCAGCCGAGACCCGAGTCCGCTGCAGAAGCCACTCAATGGCACCAACGCCTAGGTCATCTTGGGTCTGAAGCCCCTGAGCGCCTAGTTCAACAAACAACCGGAGCCAAAATAAAAGGCCCGCTCAAGATCGAGTGCAAGGACTGCGCCGTCGCCAAGGCAAAACGCATTGTCTCGCGACGAAGCCCGCGGACAAAAGCACCACGACCATTTTGGCGCATTTACGTTGACATCTTCGCCATGAGCGACGGATACAAGGGAATGAAACACGCCGTGCTGATCCGAGATGAATACACATCCATGATCTACATCTACCTCTTGAGAGATGCAACCACTGAAAGTGTCCTCGGAGTGTTAAAGGCCTTTGAAGCCTACATTCGACGACAGTTCGACACATCGATCTGCGTTATCCATCGAGATAATGACAGAGCACTTCAGTCAGAATATGTTGCATGGGTCAGATCCCAAGGGATCGACGATGAACCCACTGCACCTGACACGCCGGCACAAAACGGGCCTGCTGAACGATCTGGCGGGGTAATAGGCAGCCAGTCTCGCACAATGCAGGTTGGTGCCAACTTTCCGGACGAACTGTGGCCTGAGACCTGGAAGACTGCGGTGTATCTACACAACAGATCGCCGCAGCAGGCAAACAACTGGAAAACGCCGTTTGAACGGCTGCACCAGTGGCTACAGGAGAACAATCGTGATACCGGATACCTCCAGACACAGCCCGACATTACTCACCTTAAGGCGTACGGATGCCGCGCCTATCCGCTGACCAGGGAAGCTCTGCAGGGCAAGCAGAAGAAAAGCCTGAAGATCCATCCACATGCAGAGATCGGATACCTTGTTGGATATGACTCTACCAACATCTTCAGGATCTGGATTCCAGAACGAAAAGAGGTTCGCCGAGTCCGAGACGTGACCTTTGACGAGACCCGTTTTTATGATCCAAGAGATCACCCGCAGAAGCTTCACATCGAGGAAGCAGAACTACAGCTTCAACTCCCTGCCCATATTGAAAGCGACCCAGAACCTGAGAAATCCGAAGAGGCCAGGACAGAGGCACATAGTGAGCCAAAATCGCCACCTTTGAAGGAGGCAGAAAGCGAAGATGAAACCCGATCAACTATTTGGGTTGGTGGCCAAGACCACTCCGACGAAGAAACGGACCAAGAGCTTGAAAGCTTCGACAGCCAAGCTACAAGCCAGACCGTTAGTCCAACACCTGATGAGAGTCACAGAGACTCCTTCAGCCCGGATCTTCAAGATCAGGATAATCAAGAGAATCGACAAGACCATGATAACGAACATGAGATCGAGATCGATGATCAGTCACTAAGAGAAGCGGGAAACCCTCTAGCACGCAAATCATTGCGACAAAGGAAACCAAGTGAACGAGCTCGCGAAGCAGCAGCTGGTTCATGTGCGGTTTACCGAAGTAGCTTTTTCATCGGTCGCGAACAGAAACTGCACCGATGA
- the POLX_2 gene encoding Retrovirus-related Pol polyprotein from transposon TNT 1-94: MEVEWTSVQKRGTVKPIPRDQATSQVLPLTWVFKYKFNKHGYLQKFKARICVRGDLQQLGSKDTYTATLAGRSFRILMAITAKFDLETRQLDAVNAFTNSVLDENVYVQFPDGYRRRGWVLKLLRALYGLRRSPLLWQKDLTAAFENLGLKQSQEEPCLFRNSWLTVFFFVDGIVLLYCARHQDAADEFIVKLKTQYEMKDLGELKWFLGIRVLRDRAARKLWLCQDSYIEKIVNQYGITKRDQFKGNLFPTNDLQRRKDQARPDLVHRYQQKVGSVNYVAVITRADIAKPISKLAEFLLNPSDQHVYLVDRIMEYLWPTRFLAIQFNGISCTTEMIKVNHCSIPRELRIASDAASADDPETRKSSQGYIIILFGGPVSWKTGKQTTVTTSSTEAELLAFTHTAKEAIATQCLFQQIDLQLDHPLLIECDNKQTIRLIEVDLPRLKTQLKHVDVHNCWARQAYQQGQFQISYTLTTKMVADGLTKILPGQKFKYFIK; encoded by the coding sequence ATGGAAGTCGAATGGACAAGTGTACAGAAACGAGGAACGGTTAAGCCAATCCCAAGGGATCAGGCAACCAGCCAAGTGCTACCGCTCACATGGGTATTCAAATACAAATTCAATAAACATGGATACCTTCAGAAGTTCAAAGCACGAATCTGCGTTCGAGGTGATCTTCAGCAGCTAGGGTCCAAGGATACCTACACCGCCACCCTCGCAGGACGTTCTTTTCGAATCCTAATGGCAATCACCGCCAAATTTGACCTCGAAACGAGACAACTCGACGCGGTCAACGCATTCACAAATAGTGTACTCGACGAAAACGTATATGTCCAATTCCCAGATGGCTACCGCCGCAGAGGATGGGTCCTGAAACTGCTACGAGCATTATACGGACTAAGACGGTCACCACTGCTATGGCAGAAGGACCTGACCGCAGCTTTCGAAAACCTTGGCCTCAAACAGAGCCAAGAGGAGCCATGCCTTTTCAGAAACAGCTGGCTCACagttttcttcttcgttGACGGCATCGTCCTGCTGTACTGTGCAAGACACCAAGACGCCGCAGACGAATTCATCGTCAAACTGAAAACCCAATATGAAATGAAGGACCTAGGGGAACTCAAGTGGTTCCTAGGCATTCGTGTCCTGAGAGACAGAGCAGCTCGCAAGCTATGGCTCTGCCAGGACTCATATATCGAAAAGATTGTAAACCAATATGGGATCACTAAGCGTGACCAATTCAAAGGAAATTTATTCCCCACAAACGACTTGCAACGTCGAAAGGACCAGGCAAGACCAGACCTTGTCCATCGATATCAGCAGAAGGTCGGCTCCGTCAACTATGTCGCAGTCATAACGCGAGCCGACATCGCAAAACCGATATCCAAGCTTGCAGAATTCCTGCTCAACCCATCAGACCAGCATGTCTACCTGGTGGATCGCATAATGGAATATCTCTGGCCCACTCGGTTCCTTGCCATTCAATTCAACGGAATAAGCTGCACAACGGAAATGATCAAGGTCAACCACTGCAGCATTCCACGAGAGCTCCGCATCGCATCCGACGCTGCATCCGCCGACGATCCGGAGACACGAAAGTCATCGCAAGGATACATCATAATCCTATTTGGAGGACCTGTCAGTTGGAAAACAGGAAAGCAAACCACAGTCACGACCTCATCAACCGAGGCAGAACTGCTAGCGTTTACTCACACTGCCAAGGAGGCAATTGCCACACAATGTCTGTTTCAACAGATTGATCTTCAACTAGACCATCCACTCCTCATCGAATGCGATAACAAACAAACAATCAGATTGATCGAAGTTGATCTTCCACGTCTGAAGACACAACTCAAGCACGTAGATGTTCATAACTGCTGGGCAAGACAGGCCTATCAGCAAGGACAATTCCAAATCTCATACACGCTGACCACCAAAATGGTCGCGGACGGTCTCACAAAGATCTTACCAGGCCAGAAgtttaagtattttattaaataa